From a single Alloactinosynnema sp. L-07 genomic region:
- a CDS encoding DUF6326 family protein, which translates to MRAKLAAAWTSFMFLYAYVDIIAFFKPGVVKDILAGVVFEFDINQTLLTTFIALMAIPIFMIVLSMTLPARANRITNLIVASVQIPYAAFNVVGESWTYFYGLGFALELILLALILRWAWTWPRTAPSATMATSPDRETVRAQRQA; encoded by the coding sequence GTGAGAGCCAAGCTCGCCGCAGCGTGGACAAGCTTCATGTTCCTGTACGCCTATGTGGACATCATCGCCTTCTTCAAGCCCGGCGTCGTCAAGGACATCCTGGCCGGCGTCGTCTTTGAGTTCGACATCAACCAGACGTTGTTGACCACCTTCATCGCGCTCATGGCGATCCCGATCTTCATGATCGTGCTGTCGATGACGCTGCCCGCCCGGGCGAACCGCATCACGAACCTCATCGTGGCCTCGGTACAGATCCCCTACGCGGCATTCAACGTGGTGGGCGAGTCCTGGACTTACTTCTACGGCCTTGGCTTCGCACTGGAACTGATCCTTCTCGCCCTCATCCTGCGGTGGGCCTGGACCTGGCCCCGCACCGCACCGTCGGCGACCATGGCGACCAGCCCGGACCGTGAAACCGTTCGCGCCCAGCGGCAAGCGTGA
- a CDS encoding sensor histidine kinase gives MITNALSSLWAEPRATDAPERVSRDWVLVGVLMVTALLEGTLREDVTWRLVVTIVAVGLAPVLLWRRTHPLVCVVVGFGTGMALGLASLLGGIPGVGLNTMVYILVLVYALVRWGSGREIVIGLAVVAVAAVFSIATDYTGPTELFGGFAVLAAAAAGGAAFRYRAESWRRALGQIRSQERVGLARELHDMVAHHVLAIVVQAQAGRAMSGQRPEAALEALAAIEGEASRTLAEMRAMVRVLRDGAPAEYAPQPGVADLVSLARRDPVPVVDVELPDDLDELPLQVDAAVYRLAQEALTNALRHARNASRVEIRVVEGAGRLRLRVTDDGQIDPARSVNHGFGLLGMTERVQLLGGTLRAGPAPEGGWAVDAELPTKVRR, from the coding sequence GTGATTACCAACGCCCTGAGTTCGCTGTGGGCCGAGCCCCGCGCCACGGACGCTCCCGAACGGGTGTCGCGCGACTGGGTGCTGGTCGGGGTGTTGATGGTGACGGCGCTGCTCGAAGGAACCCTCCGAGAGGACGTCACCTGGCGGCTGGTCGTGACGATCGTGGCGGTCGGGCTCGCGCCGGTGCTGCTGTGGCGGCGTACCCACCCGTTGGTCTGCGTCGTGGTGGGCTTCGGCACCGGTATGGCGTTGGGACTGGCGAGCCTGCTGGGCGGGATCCCGGGCGTGGGCCTGAACACGATGGTCTACATCCTGGTGCTCGTCTACGCGCTGGTCCGCTGGGGCTCAGGGCGCGAGATCGTGATCGGGCTGGCGGTGGTGGCGGTCGCCGCGGTATTCAGCATTGCGACCGACTACACCGGGCCGACCGAGCTCTTCGGCGGGTTCGCCGTCCTGGCGGCGGCGGCGGCGGGCGGAGCGGCGTTCCGCTACCGCGCCGAGAGTTGGCGCCGGGCGTTGGGCCAGATCCGCAGCCAGGAGCGGGTCGGCCTCGCGCGCGAGCTGCACGACATGGTCGCCCACCACGTCTTGGCGATCGTTGTGCAGGCGCAGGCGGGCCGGGCGATGTCCGGGCAGCGACCTGAAGCGGCGCTCGAGGCGCTGGCGGCCATCGAAGGGGAAGCGTCGCGGACGCTCGCGGAGATGCGGGCGATGGTCCGGGTGCTGCGCGACGGAGCGCCTGCGGAGTACGCCCCCCAGCCCGGCGTTGCCGACCTGGTGTCCCTCGCCCGCCGCGACCCGGTCCCGGTCGTCGACGTGGAGTTGCCAGATGACCTGGACGAACTTCCGCTCCAGGTCGACGCGGCGGTCTACCGGCTGGCGCAAGAGGCGCTGACCAACGCCCTGCGGCACGCCCGCAACGCCTCGCGTGTGGAGATCCGGGTCGTAGAGGGCGCGGGAAGGCTGCGACTACGTGTGACCGACGACGGACAGATCGACCCGGCACGGTCGGTGAACCACGGCTTCGGGCTGCTGGGGATGACCGAGCGCGTGCAGCTGCTCGGCGGCACGCTGCGTGCCGGGCCCGCGCCCGAGGGCGGGTGGGCGGTCGACGCCGAACTGCCGACGAAGGTACGCCGATGA
- a CDS encoding ABC transporter permease subunit — protein MSTLTADPPMTSPAAQVHPTFAGVMRGEWIKLLSLRSTWWALASTAAVITLVALAAAMSLSAMTDDPTRAPGIEQMHGAEVIAGGFHFGMLTIAVLGALLITGEYATGMIRSTFAAVPTRIPVLGAKALTLVVLTAAVTLVSVTLSYFVTMPQLSQYDLVPALDDPGTWRVFGGTLYSLIAAALFSLGIGTLLRSTAASVTVALTVLLLLPGTLSFISLDWVETIVSYLPLPASSALLTTGAAETQGAYLSTQASLIVMAAYAVVPIAAAAVTLHRRDA, from the coding sequence ATGAGCACCCTGACCGCCGACCCCCCGATGACCTCACCCGCCGCGCAGGTGCATCCCACCTTCGCGGGGGTCATGCGCGGGGAGTGGATCAAGCTGCTGTCCCTGCGCTCGACCTGGTGGGCGCTGGCCTCCACCGCCGCGGTGATCACGCTGGTGGCCCTGGCCGCCGCCATGTCGCTGAGCGCCATGACCGACGACCCCACCCGGGCCCCGGGCATCGAGCAGATGCATGGCGCCGAGGTCATCGCAGGCGGCTTCCACTTCGGCATGCTCACCATCGCCGTCCTCGGCGCCCTGCTCATCACCGGGGAATACGCCACCGGCATGATCCGCTCCACGTTCGCGGCAGTCCCGACCCGGATCCCCGTCCTTGGCGCCAAAGCCCTCACCCTGGTCGTCCTGACCGCCGCCGTGACCCTCGTCAGCGTGACCCTGTCCTACTTCGTCACCATGCCGCAGCTCTCGCAGTACGACCTTGTCCCAGCGCTGGACGACCCGGGCACCTGGCGCGTGTTCGGCGGCACCCTCTACTCCCTCATCGCCGCCGCCCTGTTCTCCCTCGGCATCGGCACGCTCCTTCGCTCCACCGCTGCCAGCGTGACCGTTGCCCTGACAGTCCTGCTGCTGCTGCCCGGCACCCTCAGCTTCATCAGCCTGGACTGGGTAGAGACCATCGTCAGCTACCTACCGCTGCCTGCGTCCTCAGCGTTGCTCACCACCGGAGCAGCCGAGACGCAAGGTGCCTACCTCTCCACACAGGCGAGCCTGATCGTGATGGCCGCCTACGCTGTCGTCCCCATCGCGGCGGCCGCCGTCACGCTGCACCGACGCGACGCCTGA
- a CDS encoding ABC transporter ATP-binding protein, whose amino-acid sequence MIQAHQLTKRYGDKTAVHALSFTIAPGTVTGFLGPNGAGKSTTMRLIMGLDRPTSGTVTVNGKPYGQHRSPLREVGALLDAKAVHPGRSARSHLRTMAATHNIKTSRVSEVIEMTGLAGAATKRVGGFSLGMSQRLGIAAALLGDPRTLILDEPVNGLDPEGVQWVRQLVRDLAAEGRTVFLSSHLMSEMSQTADQLLVIGRGHIIAAGSVQQVIDSVASGAVRVRSPRVGELAAALATDGVTITAPEAGTIEVSGTTAEHVGKVAFRNGLPLYELSPRRASLEEAYMNLTHDAVEYRSEPTTARPTPTGKGQNR is encoded by the coding sequence ATGATCCAGGCACACCAGCTCACCAAGCGCTACGGCGACAAGACCGCCGTGCACGCCCTCAGCTTCACCATCGCGCCCGGCACCGTCACCGGGTTTCTCGGTCCCAACGGTGCGGGCAAGTCCACGACCATGCGGTTGATCATGGGACTGGACCGGCCGACTTCGGGCACCGTCACGGTCAACGGCAAGCCCTACGGGCAGCACCGTTCCCCGCTGCGGGAGGTCGGCGCCCTGCTCGACGCCAAGGCCGTGCACCCCGGCCGCAGCGCCCGCTCGCACCTGCGCACGATGGCCGCCACCCACAACATCAAGACCTCCCGCGTCAGCGAGGTCATCGAGATGACCGGCCTGGCCGGGGCCGCGACCAAGCGCGTCGGCGGGTTCTCCCTCGGCATGAGCCAACGCCTGGGCATCGCCGCCGCACTCCTGGGTGACCCCCGAACGCTCATCCTCGACGAGCCGGTCAACGGGCTCGACCCCGAGGGCGTGCAGTGGGTTCGGCAGCTGGTTCGCGACCTGGCCGCCGAGGGACGGACCGTGTTCCTGTCCTCGCACCTGATGAGCGAGATGTCCCAGACCGCCGACCAGCTCCTCGTGATCGGCCGCGGTCACATCATCGCCGCAGGCTCGGTCCAACAGGTCATCGACTCCGTCGCCAGCGGCGCTGTGCGGGTGCGCTCCCCGCGCGTCGGCGAGCTCGCCGCCGCCCTGGCCACCGACGGTGTGACCATCACCGCTCCGGAGGCCGGGACGATCGAGGTCAGCGGGACCACCGCGGAGCACGTCGGCAAGGTCGCCTTCAGAAACGGGCTGCCGCTGTACGAGTTGTCCCCGCGCCGCGCCAGCCTCGAAGAGGCGTACATGAACCTGACCCACGACGCGGTCGAGTACCGCTCCGAGCCCACCACCGCCCGACCCACCCCCACCGGGAAGGGCCAGAACCGATGA
- a CDS encoding response regulator transcription factor: protein MTVRVLVADDQDLVRTGLSMILDAQPDIEVVGQAADGHAAVELAHRLRPDVCLVDIRMPGLDGIEVTELLAGRGVPDPMAVVVITTFDLDEYVHGALRAGARGFLLKDAGPELLVQAVHAAAVGDALIAPNITRRLLSTLAAREPSKRRTQPIDPLTDREEEVLALVARGRTNAEIAAELFIGLTTAKTHVASLLTKIGARNRVEIAMWAYDTGRVGD from the coding sequence ATGACGGTGCGCGTGCTGGTGGCCGACGACCAAGATCTGGTGCGCACCGGCCTGTCGATGATCCTTGACGCGCAGCCCGACATCGAGGTCGTCGGCCAGGCCGCCGACGGCCACGCCGCCGTCGAGCTGGCGCATCGGCTCCGCCCCGACGTGTGCCTGGTCGACATCCGGATGCCCGGGCTCGACGGCATCGAGGTGACCGAGCTCCTAGCCGGGCGGGGCGTCCCGGACCCGATGGCGGTGGTGGTGATCACGACCTTCGACCTCGACGAGTACGTCCACGGCGCGCTTCGGGCAGGCGCCCGAGGCTTTCTGCTCAAGGACGCCGGGCCGGAGCTCCTCGTCCAGGCCGTGCATGCCGCCGCCGTCGGCGATGCCCTGATCGCGCCGAACATCACCCGGCGGCTGCTGTCCACCTTGGCCGCCAGGGAACCGTCGAAACGACGTACCCAACCGATCGATCCGCTCACCGACCGCGAGGAGGAGGTGCTGGCGCTGGTCGCCCGTGGCCGCACGAACGCCGAGATCGCCGCCGAGCTATTCATCGGCTTGACGACCGCCAAGACCCACGTCGCCAGCCTGCTGACCAAAATCGGCGCCAGGAACAGGGTCGAGATCGCGATGTGGGCGTACGACACCGGCCGGGTGGGGGACTGA
- a CDS encoding CoA transferase subunit A translates to MDKVVRSAADAVADIPDNASLAVGGFGLCGIPSVLIQALHETGVTGLDVASNNCGVDEWGLGLLLRDRRIARMTSSYVGENKEFARQYLTGELEVELTPQGTLAERLRAGGSGIPAFYTRTGVGTQVADGGVPWKYDTEGNVAIASPAKEVREFDGLDYVLERAIVCDFGLVRAWKGDRHGNLVFRDSAQNFNPLCAMAGKISIAEVEELVEPGDIAPGEVHLPGIFIQRVVPMTPEQAADKRIERRTVRPKQEA, encoded by the coding sequence ATGGACAAAGTCGTCCGCAGCGCCGCCGATGCGGTCGCCGACATTCCGGACAACGCGAGCCTGGCCGTTGGCGGGTTCGGGTTGTGCGGGATCCCGAGCGTGTTGATCCAGGCGTTGCACGAGACCGGGGTCACCGGGCTGGACGTGGCGTCCAACAACTGTGGGGTCGACGAGTGGGGGCTGGGGCTGCTGCTGCGCGACCGGCGGATCGCTCGGATGACCAGTTCGTATGTCGGGGAGAACAAGGAGTTCGCCCGCCAGTACCTGACCGGTGAGCTGGAGGTCGAGCTGACCCCGCAGGGCACGCTGGCCGAGCGGCTGCGCGCGGGCGGCTCCGGGATTCCCGCGTTCTACACCCGGACCGGGGTGGGCACGCAGGTCGCCGATGGTGGGGTTCCGTGGAAGTACGACACCGAGGGCAACGTCGCGATCGCGTCGCCTGCCAAGGAGGTTCGGGAGTTCGACGGGCTGGACTACGTGCTCGAGCGCGCGATCGTGTGCGACTTCGGCCTGGTCCGCGCCTGGAAGGGGGACCGGCACGGCAACCTCGTGTTCCGGGACTCCGCGCAGAACTTCAACCCGCTGTGCGCGATGGCGGGAAAGATCAGCATCGCCGAGGTGGAGGAGCTGGTCGAACCCGGCGACATCGCCCCCGGTGAGGTCCATTTGCCGGGCATCTTCATCCAGCGGGTCGTCCCGATGACACCCGAGCAAGCCGCCGACAAGCGCATCGAGCGTCGTACCGTCCGTCCGAAGCAGGAGGCCTGA